In Sebaldella sp. S0638, one genomic interval encodes:
- the selD gene encoding selenide, water dikinase SelD has protein sequence MEIKLTEYARKCGCGAKLSSKKLSEVLEKLPKVHNENLIVGMETSDDAGVYKLNDQMAIIQTVDFFTPIVDDPYTFGVIAATNALSDVYAMGGDPVTALNIVCFPNRIDLSVLGEILRGGLDKAKEAGAIIVGGHTIEDEEPKYGMAVTGIISPDKVLKNYGARVGEVLILTKPLGVGIVSTAVKGGKASDHSKEAVIKSMTTLNKYSSEIIRKYNISACTDVTGFGLMGHSYEMASSSGVTIELHKEKIPFIKEAEEYSNQGLVPGGMFNNMEYLEGKYEFTDIPEYLRNIVFDPQTSGGLLVSCSSEDAEKMLEELNKLEIKSHIIGTVIEKQEKSILFR, from the coding sequence TTGGAAATAAAATTAACGGAATACGCAAGAAAATGTGGCTGCGGAGCAAAGCTTTCTTCTAAGAAGCTTTCAGAAGTGCTGGAAAAATTACCTAAAGTACACAATGAGAATTTAATTGTAGGAATGGAAACTTCGGATGATGCCGGAGTGTATAAATTAAATGATCAGATGGCAATAATTCAGACAGTAGATTTTTTTACCCCTATAGTTGACGATCCCTACACATTTGGTGTAATAGCGGCGACTAACGCCTTGAGCGATGTTTATGCAATGGGGGGAGATCCTGTAACAGCACTGAATATAGTCTGTTTTCCAAATCGTATTGACCTTTCAGTATTAGGGGAGATTTTAAGAGGAGGCCTGGATAAGGCAAAAGAGGCCGGTGCAATTATAGTAGGAGGCCATACTATTGAGGACGAAGAGCCTAAATACGGTATGGCGGTAACAGGTATAATTTCTCCTGACAAAGTATTAAAAAATTATGGTGCCAGAGTAGGAGAAGTTCTCATACTGACAAAACCGCTCGGTGTAGGAATAGTAAGCACTGCAGTGAAAGGCGGAAAGGCATCAGACCATTCTAAAGAAGCTGTTATTAAATCAATGACGACTTTAAATAAATATTCTTCGGAAATAATAAGAAAATATAATATTTCTGCCTGTACAGATGTTACAGGATTCGGACTTATGGGGCACTCATATGAGATGGCCAGTTCTTCAGGTGTAACAATAGAACTGCACAAAGAAAAAATTCCATTTATAAAAGAAGCGGAAGAGTATTCGAATCAGGGATTAGTTCCCGGCGGTATGTTCAATAACATGGAGTATCTGGAAGGAAAGTATGAATTTACCGATATTCCCGAATACTTAAGAAATATTGTATTTGATCCGCAGACATCAGGCGGGCTTTTGGTATCATGCAGCAGTGAAGATGCCGAAAAGATGCTGGAAGAATTAAACAAACTCGAAATCAAGTCACACATAATAGGAACTGTAATAGAGAAACAGGAAAAATCAATTTTATTCAGATAA
- a CDS encoding YgeY family selenium metabolism-linked hydrolase produces MDFDAIKAKAEGYRADMTKFLRDLIRIPGESADEEGHSRRIKEEMEKLGFDKAEIDPMGNVLGYMGTGKTLIAFDGHIDTVGIGEITNWKFDPYEGYEDDESIGGRGTSDQLGGIVSAVYGAKIMKDLGMLSDKYTVLVAGTVQEEDCDGLCWEYMIKESKIRPEFVVSTEPTDGGIYRGQRGRMEIRVDVKGVSCHGSAPERGDNAIYKMADILQDIRALNENAADDKDIKGLAKMLDEKNNPQWKEAQFLGRGTVTTSEIFFTSPSRCAVADSCAVSLDRRMTAGETWESCLDEIRNLPNVKKYGNDVKVSMYEYSRPSFTGLVYPIECYFPTWVIPQDHKVTIALEEAYKGLYGDTRIGSQETEAMRKARPLTDKWTFSTNGVSIMGRNGIPCIGFGPGAEAQAHAPNEKTWKDDLVVCAAMYAAIPSTYTK; encoded by the coding sequence ATGGATTTTGATGCAATTAAGGCAAAAGCAGAAGGGTACAGAGCTGACATGACTAAGTTTCTTAGGGATCTTATAAGAATACCCGGAGAAAGCGCTGACGAAGAAGGTCACTCAAGAAGAATCAAAGAAGAAATGGAAAAATTAGGTTTTGATAAAGCTGAAATTGATCCTATGGGAAATGTACTTGGGTACATGGGAACAGGGAAAACTTTAATAGCTTTTGACGGACACATAGATACAGTTGGTATAGGGGAAATAACTAACTGGAAGTTTGATCCGTATGAAGGATATGAAGATGACGAAAGTATCGGAGGAAGAGGAACTTCTGATCAGCTTGGCGGAATAGTTTCAGCTGTTTACGGTGCTAAAATCATGAAAGACTTAGGAATGCTAAGCGATAAATATACAGTATTAGTAGCAGGAACAGTGCAAGAAGAAGACTGTGACGGACTATGCTGGGAATATATGATCAAAGAAAGCAAAATTCGTCCTGAATTTGTTGTTTCTACAGAACCAACTGATGGTGGTATCTACAGAGGACAACGTGGACGTATGGAAATTCGTGTAGATGTTAAAGGTGTATCTTGTCATGGTTCTGCTCCAGAACGTGGAGATAACGCTATCTACAAAATGGCTGACATTCTTCAGGACATCCGTGCCCTAAACGAAAATGCAGCAGATGATAAAGACATAAAAGGTCTTGCAAAAATGCTTGATGAAAAAAATAATCCGCAATGGAAAGAAGCTCAGTTTTTAGGACGTGGAACAGTTACTACTTCTGAAATCTTCTTTACTTCACCAAGCCGTTGTGCAGTAGCAGATTCTTGTGCAGTTTCATTAGACCGTCGTATGACTGCCGGTGAAACATGGGAAAGCTGTCTTGACGAAATCCGTAACTTACCAAATGTTAAGAAATACGGAAATGACGTAAAAGTATCAATGTACGAATATTCTCGTCCGTCATTCACAGGACTTGTTTATCCAATAGAGTGCTATTTCCCTACATGGGTAATTCCTCAGGATCACAAAGTTACAATAGCTTTAGAAGAAGCTTACAAAGGACTTTACGGAGATACTCGTATAGGTTCACAAGAAACAGAAGCTATGAGAAAAGCTCGTCCGTTAACTGATAAGTGGACATTCTCTACAAATGGTGTTTCTATCATGGGACGTAACGGAATTCCTTGTATTGGTTTTGGACCAGGTGCAGAAGCTCAGGCTCACGCTCCAAATGAAAAAACTTGGAAAGACGACTTAGTAGTATGTGCTGCTATGTACGCTGCAATTCCGTCAACTTATACAAAGTAA
- a CDS encoding solute carrier family 23 protein, whose protein sequence is MSKTVSNSVFDIDGKPSFKAAFPLSLQHVLAMVVGNITPAIIVANVCKLSKSDKTLLVQCAFFIAGIATLLQLYPVWKFGAKLPVIMGVSFAYVPTLTTLGSQYGIKAIFGAQLVGGIVAIFVGMFLKYLRKYFPPIVAGSVVLTIGLSLYTIAIKYMAGGANLPKEEFGSLKHWGVAVLTLVVVLICNQFGKGYVKLASILIGIVVGYAAAFMLGMVNFTSISQAGWFSVPKPMHFGLEFQINAIISMSIIYIVNSVQAVGDISATTVGGMGREATDEELAGGIMGNGLSSVVASFFGGLPTATYSQNVGIVAMTKVVSRYILGLAAAVILLAGFIPKIGAIMTTIPQSVLGGATITVFGMITMTGIRLIIQDELSNRNVTIVGLSLALGMGISLVPESLSHFPESIRIIFGSSAVVISSLLAFTLNIILPKATIVDEEKERKKFENKN, encoded by the coding sequence GTGAGTAAAACAGTAAGTAATTCAGTATTTGACATAGACGGGAAACCGTCATTTAAAGCAGCGTTTCCGTTATCACTGCAGCATGTGCTGGCTATGGTAGTGGGAAATATTACACCGGCAATAATAGTTGCCAATGTGTGTAAGTTAAGTAAAAGTGATAAGACTTTACTGGTACAGTGTGCATTTTTTATAGCCGGTATAGCAACATTGCTCCAACTTTACCCGGTATGGAAATTTGGTGCTAAACTGCCGGTAATAATGGGTGTCAGTTTTGCGTATGTTCCGACACTTACTACACTTGGTTCCCAGTATGGAATAAAAGCCATTTTCGGAGCTCAGTTAGTAGGGGGGATAGTAGCTATATTTGTGGGGATGTTTCTGAAATATCTCAGAAAGTATTTTCCGCCGATAGTAGCCGGAAGCGTGGTACTTACAATAGGACTTTCATTATATACCATAGCTATAAAATATATGGCCGGCGGGGCAAATCTTCCAAAAGAAGAATTTGGTTCGCTGAAACACTGGGGAGTAGCGGTTTTGACTTTAGTGGTAGTGCTGATATGTAACCAGTTTGGTAAAGGTTATGTGAAGCTTGCCTCTATATTAATAGGTATTGTTGTGGGATATGCGGCAGCATTTATGCTGGGAATGGTTAATTTTACCAGTATAAGTCAGGCGGGATGGTTCTCTGTTCCGAAACCTATGCATTTCGGACTGGAATTTCAGATCAATGCCATTATATCAATGTCAATAATATATATAGTAAACTCTGTACAGGCAGTAGGTGACATTTCTGCTACTACGGTAGGAGGAATGGGAAGGGAAGCCACAGATGAGGAACTCGCAGGAGGAATTATGGGAAATGGTTTATCCAGTGTAGTAGCTTCGTTTTTCGGCGGACTTCCAACAGCGACATACAGTCAGAACGTGGGAATAGTAGCAATGACGAAGGTAGTCAGCCGTTATATTTTAGGTTTGGCAGCAGCAGTAATTCTGCTTGCAGGATTTATACCTAAAATCGGGGCAATAATGACAACAATTCCGCAGTCTGTTCTTGGTGGAGCCACAATAACTGTCTTTGGGATGATAACAATGACCGGAATAAGATTAATTATTCAGGATGAATTATCTAACAGAAATGTTACAATAGTCGGTTTATCATTAGCATTAGGTATGGGTATTTCACTGGTACCCGAATCTCTCAGTCACTTTCCCGAATCTATAAGAATAATATTCGGAAGTTCGGCTGTAGTAATCTCTTCACTATTAGCGTTCACGCTCAATATTATTTTACCTAAAGCAACAATAGTTGATGAAGAAAAAGAACGTAAAAAGTTCGAAAATAAAAACTAA
- the ygeW gene encoding knotted carbamoyltransferase YgeW gives MDKMKQFEEIIARLEKLDNKGMLNDDFFLTWDKSTDELNSVFAVADALRNLREQNITTKVFDSGLGISLFRDNSTRTRFSFASACNLLGLEVQDLDEGKSQIAHGETVRETANMISFMADIIGIRDDMYIGKGHTYMQEVSQAVQEGHKDGVLEQRPTLVNLQCDIDHPTQSMADMLHIIHEFGGVENLKGKKIAMTWAYSPSYGKPLSVPQGIIGLMSRFGMEVVLAHPEGYEVMPEVEEVAKKNAQSSGGSFTKTNNMAEAFKDADIVYPKSWAPFAAMEKRTNLYGEGKFDEINVLEKELLAQNANHKDWECTEELMKTTKEGKALYMHCLPADITGVSCKEGEVEASVFDRYRVPLYKEAGYKPYIIAAMMFLSKVKDPVATLKALSEGKKPRFFEK, from the coding sequence ATGGATAAAATGAAACAATTTGAAGAAATAATCGCAAGATTGGAAAAATTAGATAACAAAGGAATGCTGAATGACGATTTCTTTTTAACATGGGATAAGTCAACAGACGAATTAAATTCAGTTTTTGCAGTAGCTGACGCTTTACGTAACTTAAGAGAGCAAAACATTACTACAAAAGTATTTGACAGCGGATTAGGAATCTCATTATTCAGAGATAATTCTACAAGAACTAGATTTAGTTTCGCAAGTGCTTGTAATCTTTTAGGACTTGAAGTACAAGATCTTGATGAAGGAAAATCACAGATTGCTCATGGGGAAACAGTAAGAGAAACTGCAAATATGATCTCTTTCATGGCTGATATAATCGGTATCAGAGATGATATGTATATTGGAAAAGGACATACTTACATGCAGGAAGTATCACAAGCTGTTCAGGAAGGACACAAAGACGGTGTGTTAGAGCAAAGACCAACTTTAGTAAATCTACAGTGTGATATAGATCACCCAACTCAAAGTATGGCTGATATGTTACATATTATCCATGAATTCGGCGGGGTAGAAAACTTAAAAGGAAAGAAAATCGCTATGACTTGGGCATATTCTCCGTCATACGGAAAGCCTCTGTCAGTTCCTCAAGGGATCATAGGTCTTATGAGCAGATTTGGTATGGAAGTAGTACTTGCTCACCCAGAAGGATACGAAGTAATGCCTGAAGTAGAAGAAGTGGCTAAAAAGAATGCACAATCTTCTGGAGGAAGTTTCACAAAAACTAATAATATGGCTGAAGCGTTTAAAGATGCAGATATAGTTTATCCTAAGAGCTGGGCTCCATTTGCAGCTATGGAAAAAAGAACTAATCTTTACGGAGAAGGAAAATTCGACGAAATCAACGTTTTAGAAAAAGAATTATTAGCTCAAAATGCTAACCATAAAGATTGGGAGTGTACTGAAGAGTTAATGAAGACAACAAAAGAAGGAAAAGCTCTTTACATGCACTGTTTACCAGCAGATATTACAGGAGTAAGCTGCAAAGAAGGAGAAGTAGAAGCATCAGTATTCGACAGATACAGAGTACCTTTATATAAAGAAGCTGGATATAAACCATATATCATAGCTGCTATGATGTTCTTAAGTAAAGTAAAAGATCCTGTGGCTACATTAAAAGCTCTTAGTGAAGGTAAAAAACCAAGATTTTTTGAAAAATAA
- the dpaL gene encoding diaminopropionate ammonia-lyase, with translation MEEIRWRMNTMPKSNKEESIKILGEEEIIKVKNFHQSFPQYEETPLADLKNLSKELGVGGIYVKDESYRFGLNAFKVLGGSFAMAKYLAEKLGKDISELDYNKLISDETKKQLGDITFYTATDGNHGRGVAWTANRLKQKSVVYMPKGSSQIRLDNIKAEGSDASITDMNYDDAVRLAAKNAEATNGVVVQDTAWEGYEDIPVWIMQGYGTMALEALEQMKRSGVDRPTHIFIQAGVGSLAAAVQGFFASVFKDNVPVTVVVEPDLANCYYESAVQGDGKPVNVGGDMQTIMAGLACGEPNIIGFEILKNYASAFLSCPDYVAAKGMRMLGAPMKGDQQVTSGESGAVTLGVVALLMKDERYKELREKLNLNKDSRILLFSTEGDTDPDKYKSIVWDGDVPSIDL, from the coding sequence ATGGAAGAAATCAGATGGCGTATGAATACAATGCCTAAATCAAACAAAGAGGAAAGTATAAAAATATTAGGAGAGGAAGAAATAATAAAAGTAAAAAACTTCCACCAAAGCTTTCCGCAATATGAGGAAACTCCACTTGCAGACCTGAAAAATCTGTCAAAAGAATTAGGAGTCGGGGGTATTTATGTAAAAGACGAGTCGTACAGATTTGGTCTGAATGCGTTTAAAGTGTTAGGCGGGTCATTTGCAATGGCGAAATACCTGGCAGAAAAATTAGGAAAAGATATATCAGAGTTAGATTATAATAAGCTTATTTCTGATGAAACTAAAAAACAATTGGGTGATATAACATTTTACACAGCAACAGACGGAAATCACGGTAGAGGTGTAGCTTGGACTGCCAACAGATTAAAGCAGAAATCAGTAGTATATATGCCTAAAGGGTCATCACAAATAAGACTTGATAATATAAAGGCAGAAGGATCTGATGCAAGTATCACTGATATGAACTATGATGACGCCGTAAGACTTGCCGCTAAAAATGCCGAAGCTACTAATGGAGTGGTTGTACAGGATACTGCATGGGAAGGTTACGAAGACATACCTGTGTGGATAATGCAAGGTTACGGAACTATGGCTCTTGAAGCATTGGAGCAGATGAAAAGATCCGGTGTAGACAGACCAACTCATATCTTTATACAGGCAGGTGTAGGATCGCTTGCAGCAGCAGTACAAGGTTTCTTCGCTTCTGTATTCAAAGATAATGTTCCGGTTACTGTAGTAGTAGAACCTGATCTTGCTAACTGCTATTACGAATCAGCAGTTCAGGGAGACGGAAAACCTGTAAACGTAGGCGGAGACATGCAGACTATAATGGCAGGACTTGCTTGCGGAGAACCGAATATAATCGGTTTTGAAATATTAAAGAACTATGCAAGTGCATTTTTATCATGTCCTGATTATGTAGCTGCGAAAGGTATGAGAATGCTTGGAGCTCCTATGAAAGGTGATCAGCAGGTAACATCAGGTGAATCTGGAGCTGTTACACTAGGTGTAGTAGCACTGCTTATGAAAGATGAAAGATATAAAGAATTAAGAGAAAAACTGAATTTAAATAAGGATTCAAGAATATTACTATTTAGTACAGAGGGAGATACAGATCCTGATAAGTACAAGTCTATAGTTTGGGACGGAGACGTACCGAGTATCGATTTATAA
- the arcC gene encoding carbamate kinase, with amino-acid sequence MKNRIVVALGGNALGNSAKEQRDAVKETAVPIVDLIEAGHEVILAHGNGPQVGMINLAMDSATKNLPSFAEMPITECVAMSQGYIGYHLQRFIRDELKRRNIDKEVATIVTEVLVDGDDPAFKSPNKPIGAFYTKEEAEKLEKQGYTMMEDAGRGYRRVVASPKPVDIVQKKTIKTLVDNSQIVITVGGGGIPIKYVEGKGTLGEFAVIDKDFASAKLAELMDADYLIILTAVEKIAINYGKENEQWLDKLSIDDAKKYIKEGHFAPGSMLPKVEAALGFAASKAGRRALVTSLEKAKDGIAGLTGTVIVDDK; translated from the coding sequence ATGAAAAATAGAATAGTAGTTGCATTAGGAGGAAACGCACTTGGAAACAGTGCTAAAGAACAGAGAGATGCAGTAAAGGAAACAGCTGTACCTATAGTTGACCTGATTGAAGCAGGACATGAAGTAATACTTGCCCATGGTAATGGTCCTCAGGTAGGGATGATAAATCTGGCAATGGATTCTGCCACAAAAAATCTTCCCAGCTTCGCTGAAATGCCGATAACTGAATGTGTAGCAATGAGTCAGGGATATATAGGTTACCATTTGCAGAGATTTATCAGAGATGAATTAAAAAGAAGAAATATTGATAAAGAAGTAGCTACTATAGTTACTGAAGTATTAGTAGACGGTGATGATCCTGCATTTAAAAGCCCTAATAAACCAATAGGAGCATTCTATACTAAAGAAGAGGCTGAAAAGCTTGAAAAACAGGGATACACTATGATGGAAGATGCAGGAAGAGGATACAGAAGAGTAGTTGCTTCTCCAAAGCCTGTGGATATAGTGCAGAAGAAAACAATAAAAACACTTGTTGATAATTCACAAATAGTTATAACTGTTGGTGGAGGAGGAATTCCTATAAAATATGTAGAAGGAAAAGGAACTCTTGGGGAATTCGCAGTTATTGACAAAGATTTCGCATCAGCAAAGCTCGCTGAATTAATGGATGCAGATTATCTGATCATACTGACAGCAGTAGAAAAAATAGCTATAAACTATGGTAAGGAAAATGAGCAGTGGCTTGATAAATTATCAATAGATGATGCTAAAAAATATATAAAAGAAGGACATTTTGCTCCGGGATCAATGCTTCCAAAAGTAGAGGCTGCTCTAGGTTTTGCTGCATCAAAAGCAGGAAGAAGAGCGCTTGTTACGTCATTGGAAAAAGCAAAAGACGGAATAGCAGGATTAACAGGAACAGTAATAGTAGATGATAAATAA
- a CDS encoding contractile injection system protein, VgrG/Pvc8 family, producing the protein MDFERYEKGDMTVILNENEMKGSMIRDFFIYGDINKHKILKLGVELAEEDESVYKELNQIKDCKIEICLNKSNENKKTEKVIVFSGFIKRSRYINYGSKGRRFEAEAYSKSEKMDREEKYRVFQDVRLTFRQVVSEIGKEYKNEKIDILFADEAETAIGNLIVQFGETDWEFLVRIASHLGLGILSTYGGTLTFGFVNATIVKNEDMKYTDYEMIREDEQMSYKIYSTQVFNIGESVSIKTLEGENEFIIKSGKTELRHSVFLGEYELVPDNYKLKRIKNINIRGCVIEGKVEKVFEKDNIAVMHVLFSQGLAKLGKSYEDYGFERFTIPYSVFYSTTNTGLFCTPEIGDIVDVFFPNEEEKFVRVNWSVNNTGSGRFSDHTKRNFHINEGDFNMVIDKNEISILSGKSCKLESPDIIEEADKIIHRGTQSYIAVSDGIMGIEALEDLLLYGRNLVLKGKEESVVIESKEDIRLKGEKIHNN; encoded by the coding sequence ATGGATTTTGAGAGATACGAAAAGGGAGATATGACCGTTATACTGAATGAAAATGAAATGAAGGGCAGTATGATCAGGGATTTTTTTATATACGGCGATATAAATAAGCATAAAATTCTAAAATTAGGCGTAGAACTAGCAGAAGAAGATGAAAGTGTGTACAAAGAACTAAATCAGATAAAAGACTGTAAAATAGAAATCTGTCTGAATAAAAGCAATGAAAATAAAAAAACAGAGAAAGTGATAGTTTTCAGCGGCTTTATAAAAAGATCGAGATATATAAACTACGGCAGCAAAGGCAGAAGATTCGAGGCAGAAGCATATTCGAAAAGTGAAAAAATGGACAGGGAGGAAAAATACAGAGTTTTTCAGGATGTCAGATTGACATTCAGACAAGTTGTCAGTGAAATAGGAAAAGAATATAAAAATGAAAAAATAGATATATTATTCGCAGATGAGGCGGAGACTGCTATAGGTAATCTGATAGTGCAGTTCGGGGAGACTGACTGGGAGTTTCTTGTGCGGATAGCTTCACATCTGGGATTGGGCATACTGTCCACATATGGGGGGACACTTACATTTGGTTTTGTTAATGCTACAATTGTTAAAAACGAAGATATGAAATATACAGATTATGAGATGATAAGAGAAGATGAACAGATGAGTTACAAAATTTATTCGACACAGGTTTTTAATATAGGAGAAAGTGTAAGTATAAAAACCCTGGAAGGCGAGAATGAATTTATAATAAAAAGCGGGAAAACAGAACTCAGACATTCCGTTTTTCTTGGTGAATACGAACTGGTTCCTGATAATTATAAATTGAAAAGAATAAAAAATATAAATATCAGAGGATGTGTAATAGAAGGAAAAGTGGAAAAAGTCTTTGAAAAGGATAATATAGCCGTTATGCATGTATTATTTTCGCAGGGCCTTGCAAAGCTGGGGAAGAGCTATGAAGACTATGGTTTTGAGAGATTTACCATTCCGTACAGTGTTTTTTACAGTACCACTAACACTGGTCTTTTTTGTACTCCAGAAATCGGTGACATAGTAGATGTCTTTTTTCCGAATGAAGAAGAGAAATTCGTTCGTGTAAACTGGAGTGTGAATAATACAGGAAGCGGAAGATTCAGCGATCATACCAAAAGAAACTTTCATATAAATGAAGGGGATTTTAATATGGTAATTGATAAAAATGAAATAAGTATATTATCAGGAAAATCCTGTAAACTGGAATCGCCGGATATTATAGAAGAAGCTGATAAAATAATACACAGGGGAACGCAGAGCTATATTGCAGTTTCTGACGGTATCATGGGGATAGAGGCTTTGGAAGACCTGCTTCTTTACGGTAGAAATCTCGTTTTGAAAGGAAAAGAAGAGTCAGTGGTTATTGAATCCAAAGAAGATATAAGATTAAAAGGGGAGAAAATACATAATAATTAA